One genomic window of Salvia miltiorrhiza cultivar Shanhuang (shh) chromosome 4, IMPLAD_Smil_shh, whole genome shotgun sequence includes the following:
- the LOC131023609 gene encoding uncharacterized protein LOC131023609: MRTHSLSSSYQLYYLATNLFGRETKCGLATDDDVEALLATADYPMVYVEHYNGPIVEEAYIPTFNFVDPSGHVDEAQCNESAWNQTERLNEVCGRLNDVRTDDEPEHEAEGSVASGDDDDSDDEEFDPALEVGTASDASEDLLDDDLIDFTETERAGWIRQSTTRDGDPTAETGDLTNWLVPLIPVDASASLVARESDPSRVDDLQKNSFYNSKDDLIIAVGLLNMKRGTETKVVRSDPGRVYFSCKHSDNCNFDLRASSHDRGMWRVHKLKEHSCEGDLRTAKKIKAHSKVVAAFVANRIRDDGEVIKPKSIMAELVRDFGIKIKYDVALRARNLGMDMIYGRVDNSFLLLPRYLYALKEANPGTLYDLEADIDCRFKHLFVALAASISPFYFHLRPVIVVDGTHLKGKNSGILFVAVTKDGNEAVFPLAIGVGPIENDESWKWFMSHLRGACGEPDNLLIVSDAHVSIANAVKSEFPNATHGICYYHLLNKMKGYGPGVAELFRQAAYAYEQSDYTRAMSAMAALKPKAYEKLLRVGPEKWARSQCPVSRYSFLTSNAAESFNARLLWARRLPICSMLEAVRLVVEQWFNDRLAAAQESDENLTPEAKQKLSAELVKSRRYTAKRTTERKYRVRASGRHYMVDLQKQSCECNEFNEDQMPCSHAIAAITEANESVEDYVHSYYWNSSLVDTYSGDVNHLPPIENWNIPFRIASQLVLPNLSRRQAGRPKETRVRSAGERPTQNTSTAEASTSSKKRAPKTCGLCGGSGHTRRSCKGTATDA, translated from the exons ATGAGGACGCATTCGTTGAGCTCGAGCtaccaattgtattatttggcgaccaatctaTTTGGTAGGGAGACGAAATGTGGCTTGGCCACAGACGATGACGTGGAAGCCTTGTTGGCAACTGCCGActatcccatggtgtacgttgagcactACAACGGTCCGATTGTAGAAGAAGCCTACATCCctacttttaattttgttgatcCTTCGGGACACGTAGATGAAGCACAATGCA ACGAATCTGCATGGAATCAAACCGAAAGGCTTAATGAAGTATGTGGGAGATTGAACGATGTGCGGACAGATGATGAACCTGAGCACGAAGCTGAAGGCTCGGTTGCATCAGGAGACGATGATGATTCTGATGACGAAGAATTTGACCCTGCGCTCGAGGTGGGCACTGCTTCTGatgcctctgaggatttattagacgacGATCTAATCGATTTCACGGAgaccgagcgagcaggttggatccgacaaagtacaACACGTGACGGAGATCCGACAGCCGAGACCGGTgatctaactaattggttagttcccttgattccagtggacgcctCGGCTTCGCTggttgctcgcgagagtgaccCTTCTAGAGTTGATGATCTGCAAAAGAATTCTTTTTACAACAGCAAAGACGACCTGATCATTGCTGTTGGTTTGTTGAACATGAAGCGAGGCACTGAGACAAAAGTTGTCCGCTCAGATCCGGGACGAGTCTATTTCTCGTGCAAGCACTCTGACAACTGCAATTTCGATCTTCGTGCGTCTAGTCACGACCGAGGGATGTGGAGAGTGCATAAGTTGAAAGAGCATTCATGCGAAGGGGACTTGCGCACAGCTAAAAAAATCAAGGCCCACTCGAAGGTGGTGGCAGCGTTTGTGGCAAACAGAATACGCGATGATggagaggtcattaagccgaaatcCATCATGGCTGAGTTAGTACGCGATTTcggcatcaaaatcaaatatgatgtcgcgctgcgtgcaagaaatctcgGGATGGATATGATATACGGTCGAGTTGATAATTCGTTCCTCCTGCTCCCAAGATATCTGTATGCCCTGAAGGAAGCGAATCCTGGCACCTTATATGATTTGGAAGCAGATATAGACTGCCGGTTCAAACATTTGTTTGTTGCTCTGGCGGCTTCCATCTCACCTTTCTACTTTCACCTTCGACCAGTGATTGTGGTTGACGGCACACACCTGAAGGGCAAAAATAGTGGCATTTTGTTTGTCGCCGTGACAAAAGACGGAAACGAGGCAGTTTTTCCCTTGGCGATCGGTGTCGgtccgatcgagaatgatgagtcgTGGAAGTGGTTTATGTCACATCTGAGAGGTGCTTGCGGCGAGCCCGATAACTTACTTATTGTATctgatgcgcatgtctccatcgctaatgctgtgaagagcgagtttccaaatgctactcacggtATTTGCTACTACCACTTGTTGAACAAGATGAAGGGTTACGGGCCCGGTGTTGCTGAGCTTTTCCGCCAAGCTGCATACGCCTACGAGCAATCAGATTACACGCGTGCAATGTCAGCCATGGCTGCTCTGAAGCCAAAGGCGTACGAGAAGTTGTTGCGCGTAGGCCCGgagaagtgggcacgatcacaaTGTCCTGTGTCCCGTTACAGTTTCCTTACATCCAATGCCGCCGAGAGTTTTAATGCACGTTTGCTGTGGGCCAGGCGTCTTCCAATCTGCTCGATGTTGGAGGCAGTCAGATTAGTTGTCGAGCAGTGGTTCAACGACAGGCTTGCGGCCGCACAAGAGAGCGATGAAAATCTGACTCCGGAGGCAAAACAGAAGCTCAGTGCAGAACTTGTAAAAAGTCGTCGTTACACAGCCAAGAGGACCACCGAGAGAAAATACAGGGTTCGTGCTAGTGGTCGCCATTATATGGTTGACCTTCAAAAGCAGAGCTGTGAATGCAACGAATTCAACGAGGACCAGATgccgtgttctcatgcgatTGCAGCCATTAC TGAGGCGAACGAGTCAGTGGAGGATTACGTGCACTCTTACTACTGGAACAGTTCACTAGTTGACACATACTCTGGTGACGTTAACCACTTGCCTCCCATAGAGAATTGGAATATTCCTTTTCGAATTGCATCTCAGCTTGTTTTACCAAATCTCTCTCGGCGACAAGCTGGTCGTCCAAAGGAAACTCGAGTTCGATCCGCAGGTGAAAGGCCGACTCAAAACACATCAACAGCGGAGGCATCAACTAGTAGCAAGAAACGAGCACCCAAAACGTGTGGTCTCTGTGGCGGGTCTGGTCACACACGTCGATCGTGCAAGGGTACGGCCACCGATGCGTAG